The sequence TTGCCCGATGTTGCCGCCCGATACCTGGAGACCCTGTCGTTGCGCACTTAAGTACAGGGAAAGGCGTTGTTGTTCATCGCGAACCTTGTAAAAACGTGAGTGATTTGCGCAGTAAAAAAGAAAGCCTCTCCGACATTAGTTGGTCTCCGAATGTTACCGGTGAATTTTTAACGATTATTCGAGTAGAAGTAAAATCCGAGCGCGGAATTATTGCCTCGCTTGCCACACGCATTGCCAATACCGGAACGAGTATTGAAGGTATCCAAGTAGATGAGCGCGATGCAGAAAATAGTGTTATCACTTTAACCGTCGCCGTTACTAGCCGAGTACATTTAGCCAATGTGATGCGCTCTATTCGTAATATGCGTTCCGTTACCAGTGTCGGTCGACCTAAAACCTAAGGAAACCTCATGCCCAACAAAGCGATTATTCATTCAGACAATGCCCCCAAAGCGATTGGCACTTATTCTCAGGCCGTAAAAGTAAGCAATACGGTTTATTTGTCGGGGCAAATTCCGCTGATTCCAGACACAATGGAAATGATTGAAGGTGATTTCGAAGCACAAGCAGAGCAAGTGTTTATCAACCTAAGCGCCGTATGTGAAGCAGCAGGCGGCACACTGCAAAATATTGTGAAGCTCAATCTATTCTTAACGGACCTCAGCCACTTTCCCACCGTGAACGAGGTAATGAGTAGGTACTTTAAGGAGCCTTACCCAGCCCGAGCTGCTATCGGTGTTAAAGAACTACCGAAGGGCGCGTTGGTAGAAGCCGATGGAATAATGGTAATTTAAGGCGTTAACTTTGGAAAACCGTCAATTCCCAAACGAATTGACGGTACTCTCATCTAAAGGCCCTGTAGCCGCCATCCATTATTGCGCGGGCCACTTATCCTGTTTAGCTCGACTCTTTTAAGCTCCAACGTAATACCCAGTAGCCGCCAACCGCCGATAAAAGCGAACCTGCAATTACGCCCAAGCGTTCATCAAATAACAATAAGGTGTCGGCACCAGGGAAGGCCAAAGAACCTACAAATAAGCTCATCGTAAAACCAATACCGCACAACAGCGAAACACCGTAGAGCCCCATGTAATTCATATTTTTCGGTAAACGGCAAAGCCCCAGCTGTATTGCTGCACAACCGAACAGAAAAACACCAATCTGCTTACCCACAAAGAGCCCTGCCGCGATGCCTACCGGCACGGTGTGAAAAATAGTATCGCTACTCATGTTCATAAAGTTAACCCCTGCATTCGCAAAAGCAAATACGGGTAAGACAAAAAATGCGACGGGCGAATGTAATTCATGTTCGAGGAATTTTAAGGGCGAATGAATAGTGGGTCGCGCGGCCGACGCCGATTGACTAGTCGTCGACGCTCGCATTGGAATAAAAAACGCGAGCAGCACCCCCGCCAAGGTTGCGTGTACACTGGACTTCAACAGTGCAACCCACATTATCACCCCAATAATCATGTACACACGTAAGCTGGTGACGCCACGCCAGTTCAAAAAACCCAAAATAACGCAGCATGCACCGGCAAAACCTAGCGCCATAAACGATATGTCTTGGGTATAAAACAACGCAATGATAATAATTGCACCCACATCATCAAAAATTGCGACTGACGTTAAAAATATCTTAATAGCCAGCGGTACTCTCGAGCCTAATAAACTCAGTATGCCCAAGGCGAATGCGATATCGGTTGCCGCAGGTATTGCCCAACCTTGTAGCGCAACAGGATCATTCCAATTGATGTAAGCGTAGATACCCGCTGGTACAACCATGCCACCAAACGCCGCGACAGCGGGCAATATAATATTGTGAAAATCTGAAAGCTCTCCCTCTATGAACTCTCGTTTTAGCTCTAACCCCACCATTAAAAAGAAAACGGCCATCAAGCCATCGTTCACCCATAGCAATAAGGGTTTGGCTATTTCTAGTGTTCCTATAGCCACAACAATGGGCGTATCCAACAGTAGGTCGTAAATTCCGCCTAAGGGAGTATTGGCCATCACAATGGCTAATACTGCCGCCATTATTAATATAACGCCGCCAGCTGCGTCATGCTTAAATACGTCGGTCCACTTCGTTGTTTTCACAAATATTACTCCATGTGAGGCAGTACACTTAATTTACAAGCGTCGTCATTAATACGATCAGCCTGTAAAACAAAATTAAATTTATTAAAGTTCAAGCAACAATCAAAATCCGCTTCGGGGCTCCATGGCTGCGCCGAATCAAAAAATCGTGCCGCGAAAGGGGAGCGTCGTAGTTCTGCTTCAACCGCGTCATCACTCACCGATTCACCACGTAACAAAGCGGCCAAGTAATCGGCATATAGCCAATCCTCATCACTAGGCGTATTCGCATTCAACCCCATTCGTACCAATGTAACCTGCTCCGGTCTCCGACTTACAATATAGTCTGCCGTGGCTCGTGCGTTTACAAAAGCTCCGGTTAACACCTGAGCCGCTTCAACGGCATTGACTAATCCCTGAGTCCCAGCGTGGGTCGTATGTATTATCGTTTTTCCTTCAAGGTTTTCTTTCTCGATAACACTTGGAGAATTTCCAAAATCAAAGCCTGGGAGGCATTTGCCGAATCGCTCTCCCAGCAATACGATATTGGGTAATTGATGCCGATAATCAAGTGCGCGTTCACTATCACCCACCGCTATAATCTCTTTAGCCCCTGCCTGCACGCAGTAACACGCCGTAGTAAATGCCCTAAACACATCAATAACTACAGCTACACCACGCGCCGATTGGGCTCCTTCAACAAAATCAACGAACTTTAACTCCATTAAAAATACTCTCTCTATTCGCGCAACAACCCCATGGGCGCTACACACCTCTTACGATTTACCCGTTTTGTACAATCTAGTCTAACGGCTGATTTACCCAACACGAGAGGTAGTGTAGGCTTATTAAAAACCTCTAACCAATAGATTTAACCATGACTTTAACAGAATTGCGTTACATCGTTACCCTCGCACAAGAGCAGCATTTCGGCCGCGCCGCCGATCGCTGTCATGTCTCTCAACCCACTTTAAGCATTGCCGTAAAGAAATTAGAAGAAGAACTTAAAGTCTCTATTTTTGAGCGCTCCAAAACGCGTGTTTCTGCCACACCCTTAGGTGAGACTATTATTAAGCAGGCCCAAAAAGTTTTGGAACAGGCCGCTGCGATAAAAGATATCGCCAGCTCCGGCCAGAACCAACTTACAAACCCCTTTCATATTGGGGCTATTTTTACCATTGGCCCATACTTATTTCCTCGACTAATTCCCTCGCTACAAACGTTAGCCCCCGACATGCCGCTGTATGTAGAAGAAAGCTACACAGCAACATTGCGCCGACGTATTCGCCACGGCGACCTGGACGCAATCGTAGTAGCCTTACCATTTACGGAGGCCGACGTTGTGACTCAACCGCTCTACGAAGAACCTTTTGTCGTGCTGATGAGCAAGGGCCACCCGTTATCGAAGGACGCCACTATTGATCCTGCTTCTCTAAGCCAATACAACGTATTGCTATTGGGAGAAGGGCATTGCTTTCGTGACCAAGTATTAGCGGCCTGCCCCAATTTAAAGCCTTCTATCGACGACCCCAGAGGTAATATTCGTACCGCCGCGGAAGGAAGTTCACTCGAGACACTAAAATATATGGTGGCGTCCGGCTTGGGGATTACCATTTTACCTCAGTCTGCCGCAATTATTGGCCATTACTCTGCTGACCAACTCGATATTCGGCCGTTTGCCGACCCCGTACCTACGCGCACTGTCGCACTCGCATGGCGGGCGAGCTTTCCGCGCCTGCAAGCGATTGACGCAATACGCGATTCGATTACCGATTGTAAGGTAGGGGAAAATTTTAACGCGTAAACTGGGCTTCAGCCCTCTCCGTATTTACCGCCAGAAAGAGATCAGCTATGGATGTTCGCCAAGCCTTACAAGAACGAAAATCCGTCCGAGCCTTTTTAGACAAGCCGGTCGACAGCGATATTGTGTCACGAATTCTCAGCGCTGCGGCACACGCACCTTCTGGTACTAATGCACAACCGTGGCAGGTGGCAGTGGTCTCTGGCGAGCACAAACGTACACTGGATAACGCACTAGTCGCGGCGTTCGGGCGCGGAGATGAAGAGAAAATGGATTATTTGTACTACCCGCTCGAATGGGTAGAGCCCTACAAGTCGCGCCGCCGTGCCTGCGGCCTACAAATGTATACCACGCTTAACATTACACGCGAAGATCGCGATCGCCAGCGCGCGCAATGGCAGGCTAACTACACTGCTTTTGATGCGCCCATCTCGCTGTATTTCTTTATCGATCCCGTGATGAAAACTGGCTCGTTTATGGACTACGGCATGTTCTTACAATCCATAATGCTAGCAGCCGTAGAAGAAGGCTTGGCCACTTGCGCTCAAGCGGCGCTCGGGCAGTACCCCGCCATCGTAAAAGAATCACTCGGCTACGACGCCTCTTTAACCTTGGTATGCGGTATGGCGCTCGGTTATGAAGACACTGCAGCCCCCGTCAATCAGTACCGTACTCCGCGTGAACCCATCGATAATTTCGTTCGCGTGTTTACTTAAGCTCGCCACGCGGAGACGCTAAATGTGTAAAGACCTCTCGCTTACCGTCTTTACGTAATAGCCATACATCGTAAGCATCAAATCGATCGCCCATTTCCATGCCCGGGCTGCCAACGGGCATACCAGGCACCGCTAACCCAATAGCATTAGCAGGGCGCTCCGCCAGAAACCGCTGTATCACATGCGCAGGAATATGGCCTTCAAACACATAGCCCTCCTTTGTTACGGCGGTATGGCATGATTGCGACTCGCGCGGAATATTCAGCGATTGCTTAACGGTATTAAGATCGTCCGGGTGGACTGTCTGGGTTGTAAAACCGGCATCATTCACGTGGGCAATCCAATCGGCACAACACCCACACGTAGGGCTTTTATACACAGTAAAGTCTGACGACGACATGGCAGGTGTAGCGGCATCACTTAGCGGCGTAGACGGTACCGGCTTCTCTGAGCACGCCAATACAGTAAATGCGATAAGACTGTATAAAAAACGAGACATTAGATTAATCATGGTTCATTCATCATTGAGGCTGGCCACACAGCATAATCAGAATTTCAACGAGAGAACACCGAAATCCAAAGTGGGGTGTTTTTAACGGTTAAGCCTGCAAACGTTGCATCGCCAAAAAATGTAATCTCGCGGCAACGCTTCCACAAAAGTGGCCGCCAAGGCATTCCGTTAACTCGCTAAACGTCCCGCTTGATAATCTGCAATAGCCTGCTGTATTTCTTTAGATGAGTTCATCACAAATGGCCCGTGTTGCACAATGGGTTCTTTTAACGGCTTACCCGACAACATCAATACTCTCGCAACGTTCTTGCCCTTATTCTGGATAACCACATTGCCGTTACCACTGAAACGCGTCAATGTTTGCGCGCGAGTCACCACCTGTTTTTCGCCCAAGGTTACGCCGCCGTCATACACATACGCCAAAGCGTTGTGACCATTGGTTAAGGCGATATCGGCAACAGCCCCTGGCTGTAAATGAATATCAACAAACAATGCTTCTGTATCTTTTACCGATAAATAACCGGTAACGGCATTAGCATTTATCTCCGTTTTACCCGAAAAAGCCTTTAATTGTAATCCATCCCAGGCATACATCGGAATGGCAGCGCCATCTATATCGTTGTAATTTGCCGGTATCAATTTACGTTTAGCGGGGAGGTTAACCCACAACTGAAAACCGCGCATTTTACCTTCCGTTTGTTTCGGCATTTCCGAATGAATAATGCCTTTTCCTGCAGTCATCCACTGCACATCACCATCATTGATGAGGCCAACATTGCCCATGTGATCACGATGTTCCATTTTCCCTTCTAGCATATAGGTTACCGTTTCAAACCCTCTGTGAGGGTGGGGGGGGAAGCCACCAATATAATCGGCGGCCTCATCCGAACCAAACTCATCCAGCATTAGAAACGGATCAAAACGTTCTGGGCGTTCCCCACCAAACACTCGTTTAAGCTTTACGCCGTCGCCATCAGACGCTGCACGCGCGCGAATCTGCTCGACGATATCGCGTTGTTTCACTGCGGTATTTTTTACTGTTGTCATACAACCTCCTGCTCGCTCACTAACGCATCAACGTGAGCCTTTATTGTCTCTTCGGCTTTTGCGATAGCCGTTTCACGCACGCCACCAGACATGTTTAAACCCTCTGCATAAATAAATTCAACATCATTCAGGCCTAAAAAACCTAACAATGTTTTCATAAAGCGGGTTAAAGAATCTGCCTCGGTACCCTGATACTGCCCACCACGCGTCATAAGAACGAACACTTTCTTTTTGCCCGCTAAACCCACTGGGCCGTTCTCCGTATATTCGAACGTTGTGCCCGCTCGCGTTATATGGTCAAACCACGCCTTTAACACCGAGGGTACGCCAAAGTTGTACATGGGCACACCCAGAATCAATATATCGGCAGCACTGAACTCGGCTATCAACGTATCCGCTAAAACCGCCTTACCCTCACCAATAGCGCCGAGTGTTGAGGCATCCAAATGGGGTATAGGGTCAGAAGCGATATCGCGGTGGGTCACCGTGAGGTCATCAAGCTCCTCGGCTAACAATGTCATTAACCGTTGCCCTAATTGATGGGAAACGCCAGCCTCAGAAAAAATGCTCGAATCAATCGTTAAAACATGTGTGCTCATAGTAACCTCTCTTTTATGCCGCTGACGTTTATGCGCAGGGCCGCCTTAGTAGGGTTACCATCTTATGCTTTCATTTCCGATTAAATGTACGCTATATTTGCACTTATTAATCGAAAATATTGATACATCATGAAAATAACACTTGAGCAGTGGCAAACCTTTAAAACCGTTATCGATGAAGGCTCCTTCGCTAGGGCGGCCGAAGCATTGAACAAAAGCCAATCTAGCGTTAGTTACATTATTGCTCGCCTACAAGAACAGCTACCTATCGCACCGCTCGTGCAACGCGGGCGCAAGGCGGAATTAACAGAAGCGGGGAAGGTACTGTATCGCCACGCGGCCAGCCTATTAACTGAAGCCGAACAACTGGAAAAGACTGCAACGTATCTTGCGAGCGGCTGGGAAACTGAAGTCGCCATAGCTGCAGACGCTCTCACGCCCCTCAAACAACTCCTGTGCGGCTTACAAGATTTTTCATCACAAAGCCCCAGCACGCGTATTCGGCTTTACGAAACCACGCTTTCCGGTACAGACGAAGCGCTCATAACGCGCCAAGCCGACATCGCCATTAGCGGTAATATACCACCGGGATTTCTCAGTACGCCGCTCCAACATATCACCATGGTGCCCGTCGCTGGCAGTCATCATCCGCTGGTGCGCCGGTCACATGTAAGTGAAAAAGATCTCAAAAACCATCGACAAATAGTTGTTCGTGATTCCGGCCTAAAACGAGAACAAGATGCGGGCTGGCTCGGCGCAGACCAGCGCTGGACAGTGTCCTCTTTTGCCACCAGTATTGAAGCCGTTAAATCAGACTTAGGTTTTGCGTTTTTACCGCTTCATATCGTTCAATCTAGCCTAGACAATGGCGAGCTCATTCGCCTGAATATGCGCACCGGCGGTGAACGACATATCCCGCTGTATTTAATTGTGGGTGATCAAAGTAACGCGGGGCCAGCCGTGCAAGCGGTTGCCGAAAAATTAGTGCTGCATTTAACGAACGCACATCCAACGTGAGGAAAACACAATGCACATTAACCTTACACACTGGCTAGGGGTCATTACTTTAAGTGGTTTAATCGCAACGCATTGCTTTGGCAAACCCTTTGGCGAACGCCTATCTGAGGCTGCACTTGAACGGACACAACACGCCATTACTTACGACGGCAGTTACCAAAAAATCGATTACCCCGGTGGTGATGTTGCGCCAAACATTGGCGTTTGTACCGATGTTGTAATTCGCAGCTACCGCCAACTCGGTATCGATTTACAACAAGTATTACACAACGACATTCGCGAAAACTTCGCACAATACCCTTCGAATACCCTCTGGGGGCATACTCGCCCCGATACCAATATCGACCACCGTCGCGTTCCCAACTTAGAAACTTTTTTTGCGCGCAATGGGTCTTCATTACCCTTATCAAACGACCCAAACGATT is a genomic window of Teredinibacter purpureus containing:
- a CDS encoding RidA family protein, producing the protein MPNKAIIHSDNAPKAIGTYSQAVKVSNTVYLSGQIPLIPDTMEMIEGDFEAQAEQVFINLSAVCEAAGGTLQNIVKLNLFLTDLSHFPTVNEVMSRYFKEPYPARAAIGVKELPKGALVEADGIMVI
- the nhaA gene encoding Na+/H+ antiporter NhaA; the protein is MKTTKWTDVFKHDAAGGVILIMAAVLAIVMANTPLGGIYDLLLDTPIVVAIGTLEIAKPLLLWVNDGLMAVFFLMVGLELKREFIEGELSDFHNIILPAVAAFGGMVVPAGIYAYINWNDPVALQGWAIPAATDIAFALGILSLLGSRVPLAIKIFLTSVAIFDDVGAIIIIALFYTQDISFMALGFAGACCVILGFLNWRGVTSLRVYMIIGVIMWVALLKSSVHATLAGVLLAFFIPMRASTTSQSASAARPTIHSPLKFLEHELHSPVAFFVLPVFAFANAGVNFMNMSSDTIFHTVPVGIAAGLFVGKQIGVFLFGCAAIQLGLCRLPKNMNYMGLYGVSLLCGIGFTMSLFVGSLAFPGADTLLLFDERLGVIAGSLLSAVGGYWVLRWSLKESS
- a CDS encoding 2-phosphosulfolactate phosphatase, which translates into the protein MELKFVDFVEGAQSARGVAVVIDVFRAFTTACYCVQAGAKEIIAVGDSERALDYRHQLPNIVLLGERFGKCLPGFDFGNSPSVIEKENLEGKTIIHTTHAGTQGLVNAVEAAQVLTGAFVNARATADYIVSRRPEQVTLVRMGLNANTPSDEDWLYADYLAALLRGESVSDDAVEAELRRSPFAARFFDSAQPWSPEADFDCCLNFNKFNFVLQADRINDDACKLSVLPHME
- a CDS encoding hydrogen peroxide-inducible genes activator; amino-acid sequence: MTLTELRYIVTLAQEQHFGRAADRCHVSQPTLSIAVKKLEEELKVSIFERSKTRVSATPLGETIIKQAQKVLEQAAAIKDIASSGQNQLTNPFHIGAIFTIGPYLFPRLIPSLQTLAPDMPLYVEESYTATLRRRIRHGDLDAIVVALPFTEADVVTQPLYEEPFVVLMSKGHPLSKDATIDPASLSQYNVLLLGEGHCFRDQVLAACPNLKPSIDDPRGNIRTAAEGSSLETLKYMVASGLGITILPQSAAIIGHYSADQLDIRPFADPVPTRTVALAWRASFPRLQAIDAIRDSITDCKVGENFNA
- a CDS encoding nitroreductase; its protein translation is MDVRQALQERKSVRAFLDKPVDSDIVSRILSAAAHAPSGTNAQPWQVAVVSGEHKRTLDNALVAAFGRGDEEKMDYLYYPLEWVEPYKSRRRACGLQMYTTLNITREDRDRQRAQWQANYTAFDAPISLYFFIDPVMKTGSFMDYGMFLQSIMLAAVEEGLATCAQAALGQYPAIVKESLGYDASLTLVCGMALGYEDTAAPVNQYRTPREPIDNFVRVFT
- a CDS encoding DUF411 domain-containing protein, with product MINLMSRFLYSLIAFTVLACSEKPVPSTPLSDAATPAMSSSDFTVYKSPTCGCCADWIAHVNDAGFTTQTVHPDDLNTVKQSLNIPRESQSCHTAVTKEGYVFEGHIPAHVIQRFLAERPANAIGLAVPGMPVGSPGMEMGDRFDAYDVWLLRKDGKREVFTHLASPRGELK
- a CDS encoding pirin family protein — translated: MTTVKNTAVKQRDIVEQIRARAASDGDGVKLKRVFGGERPERFDPFLMLDEFGSDEAADYIGGFPPHPHRGFETVTYMLEGKMEHRDHMGNVGLINDGDVQWMTAGKGIIHSEMPKQTEGKMRGFQLWVNLPAKRKLIPANYNDIDGAAIPMYAWDGLQLKAFSGKTEINANAVTGYLSVKDTEALFVDIHLQPGAVADIALTNGHNALAYVYDGGVTLGEKQVVTRAQTLTRFSGNGNVVIQNKGKNVARVLMLSGKPLKEPIVQHGPFVMNSSKEIQQAIADYQAGRLAS
- a CDS encoding FMN-dependent NADH-azoreductase; its protein translation is MSTHVLTIDSSIFSEAGVSHQLGQRLMTLLAEELDDLTVTHRDIASDPIPHLDASTLGAIGEGKAVLADTLIAEFSAADILILGVPMYNFGVPSVLKAWFDHITRAGTTFEYTENGPVGLAGKKKVFVLMTRGGQYQGTEADSLTRFMKTLLGFLGLNDVEFIYAEGLNMSGGVRETAIAKAEETIKAHVDALVSEQEVV
- a CDS encoding LysR family transcriptional regulator; its protein translation is MKITLEQWQTFKTVIDEGSFARAAEALNKSQSSVSYIIARLQEQLPIAPLVQRGRKAELTEAGKVLYRHAASLLTEAEQLEKTATYLASGWETEVAIAADALTPLKQLLCGLQDFSSQSPSTRIRLYETTLSGTDEALITRQADIAISGNIPPGFLSTPLQHITMVPVAGSHHPLVRRSHVSEKDLKNHRQIVVRDSGLKREQDAGWLGADQRWTVSSFATSIEAVKSDLGFAFLPLHIVQSSLDNGELIRLNMRTGGERHIPLYLIVGDQSNAGPAVQAVAEKLVLHLTNAHPT
- a CDS encoding DUF1287 domain-containing protein, coding for MHINLTHWLGVITLSGLIATHCFGKPFGERLSEAALERTQHAITYDGSYQKIDYPGGDVAPNIGVCTDVVIRSYRQLGIDLQQVLHNDIRENFAQYPSNTLWGHTRPDTNIDHRRVPNLETFFARNGSSLPLSNDPNDYLPGDIVSWRLSGNLPHIGIVTHKKDRVSGRPLVVHNIGMGPQLQDRIFSYTPTGHYRFNPQGSTP